One genomic window of Plasmodium falciparum 3D7 genome assembly, chromosome: 10 includes the following:
- a CDS encoding phosphatidylinositol N-acetylglucosaminyltransferase subunit A, putative: MESAVSECNIYKKEKDKNIIYKQERKCCICMVSDFFYPNLGGIETHIFELSKNLIKKGFKVIVVTNFNNNRHGIRWMGNGIKVYYLPFQPFLDVVSFPNIIGTLPLCRNILYREKVDIVHGHQATSALAHQFILHAKTLGIKTIYTDHSLYSFSDKGCIHVNKLLKYCINDVDHSICVSHTNRENLVLRTESNPYKTSVIGNALDTTKFVPCISKRPKFPRINIIVISRLTYRKGIDLIVKVIPLVCQKYPFIKFIIGGEGPKRLLLEEMREKYHLHNSVVLLGKVKQENVKNILQTGHIFLNTSLTEAFCIAIIEAASCGLLVISTDVGGISEVLPHDMMILAKPNHIELCKAVDKALKIVQKVDSNLFHERLTKMYSWEKVAEKTEKVYMNVLNYANPSLFNRIRKIYEINTVFSIIYIFIIMISYIGCQILEWLMPRQNIEEVVSFPHFYDDENKNEK; the protein is encoded by the exons ATGGAAAGTGCAGTTAGCGAATgcaatatatacaaaaaggaaaaagataaaaatataatttacaaaCAAGAAAGAAAATGTTGTATTTGCATGGTGAgtgattttttttatccaaATTTGGGAGGAATAGAAACTCACATTTTTGAATTGTCTAAGAATTTGATAAAAAAGg gttTCAAGGTTATAGTTGTaacaaattttaataataataggcATGGTATAAGATGGATGGGTAATGGTATTAAGGTTTATTATTTGCCCTTCCAGCCTTTTTTAGATGTAGTGAGTTTTCCAAATATTATAGGGACTTTACCACTAtgtagaaatatattatatagggAAAAAGTCGACATAGTACATGGTCACCAG gcTACGTCAGCATTAGCTCATCAATTCATTCTTCATGCCAAAACCTTAGGAATAAAAACTATTTATACAGATCACTCATTATACAGTTTTTCAGACAAAGGATGCATACATGTAAACAAATTATTGAAATATTGTATAAACGATGTTGATCATTCTATATGTGTTTCCCATACGAATAGAGAAAATTTAGTTTTGAGAACAGAAAGTAATCCATATAAAACGTCAGTTATAGGAAATGCCCTTGATACTACAAAATTTGTTCCTTGTATTAGTAAAAGACCAAAGTTTCcaagaataaatattattgttataagTAGGTTAACATATAGAAAAGGTATAGATTTGATAGTTAAGGTAATACCATTAGTATGTCAAAAATATCCattcataaaatttattataggGGGAGAAGGTCCTAAAAGATTGTTATTAGAAGAAATGAGAGAAAAGTATCACTTACATAATTCTGTTGTATTATTAGGAAAAGTAAAACaagaaaatgtaaaaaatattttacaaacTGGTCATATATTCTTAAATACATCTTTAACAGAAGCTTTTTGTATAGCCATAATTGAAGCAGCTAGTTGTGGTTTGCTTGTCATATCTACGGATGTAGGTGGAATATCTGAAGTTTTACCACACGATATGATGATTTTAGCTAAACCAAATCATATCGAATTATGTAAAGCAGTCGATAAAGCATTAAAAATTGTACAAAAGGTGGACTCAAATTTATTCCACGAAAGG cTAACCAAAATGTACTCTTGGGAAAAAGTAGCGGAAAAGACG GAAAAGGTGTATATGAACGTATTAAATTATGCAAATCCAAGCTTGTTTAAtagaataagaaaaatatacgAAATTAATACAGTTTtta GCATAATTTACATAttcataattatgataagTTATATTGGATGTCAAATATTGGAATGGCTCATGCCAAG acaAAATATTGAAGAGGTCGTTAGCTTTCCTCATTTTTATGATGacgaaaataaaaatgaaaaataa
- a CDS encoding DER1-like protein, putative, with translation MDISGPEVWYNNLPNVTKYVITLIFLVTLLITCNLLNVVYILLDWNLIYYKYHIWRIFLNFLYVGKFSLSWVFFMSLFAQFSSSLEKNGIFTSPGSYLYFITIQCTFLSLISILFYWPRGYPFLGNSLLFAIIYYWSRREAWSHVSIYFFTVKGYQLPFALIFLHLIMGQSLWVDIMGLLSGHVYYFFREILPREGGPNLLDKTPKIFDKIMLKLQEFRLNNGIRNNFSRYGYTNINNSRGTNNNNGTNRRVFIGRGVRLGDS, from the exons atggatATATCTGGCCCAGAAGTGTGGTATAATAATTTACCGAACGTAACAAAATATGTGAtaacattaatttttttagtaACCTTATTGATAACGTGTAATTTATTGAATGTTGTATATATCCTACTAGATTggaatttaatatattataaatatcatatatgGAGAATTTTTCTGAACTTTTTATATGTTGGTAAATTTTCCCTCTCTTGGGTATTCTTTATGTCTTTATTTGCACAATTTTCATCATCGttagaaaaaaatggaatTTTCACATCTCCAGgatcttatttatatttcattaccATTCAATGTACCTTCTTATCTCTCATCagtattttgttttattggCCAcgag GTTATCCCTTTTTAGGAAACTCTCTCCTATTTGCAATAATATACTATTGGTCAAGAAGAGAAGCATGGAGCCATGTTtccatttatttctttactGTTAAGGGATATCAGTTACCCTTCGCATTAATTTTCTTACATTTAATAATGGGCCAATCTTTGTGGGTTGATATTATGGGCTTGTTATCAGGACATGTCTACTACTTTTTTAGAGAAATATTACCAAGAGAAG GTGGTCCCAATCTTTTAGATAAAACGCCCAAAATTTTTGATAAGATAATGCTAAAATTGCAAGAATTTCGTTTAAATAATGGAATAAGAAACAATTTTTCAAGATATGGATATacgaatataaataattcaaggggtacaaataataataatggaacAAATAGAAGAGTTTTTATTGGAAGGGGTGTAAGACTAGGTGATAGTTAA
- a CDS encoding leucine-rich repeat protein, protein MASYNVLGELTTFNEDETIITHQYSRIKKIENIEKCKKLKTLKLISNCIEKLENLENNVQLEHLELYENMIKKIENISMLINLKVLDLSFNKIKIIENLETLVNLEELYLSSNKISKIENLQNCKKLRLLELGYNKIRMIENIEHLTNLEELWLGKNKIEQINLPYLPKLKKLSVQHNRLTDICEKSIKNILCVEELYISYNKINHIIDTFKDLKHLKVFDLSYNEINNISICSYLKSLEELWLNNNNIDNLEMIKKLSTIENLKTLYLEKNKIQDNLKENYRKTIIHILPQLKQLDALPIPSSPTLQK, encoded by the exons atggctAGTTATAATGTGCTTGGTGAACTCACAACCTTTAACGAGGATGAAACGATAATTACACATCAATATtcaagaataaaaaaaatagaaaacattgaaaaatgtaaaaagtTAAAA ACCCTCAAGCTTATATCCAACTGCATTGAGAAATTGGAgaatttagaaaataatgTTCAATTAGAACATTTAGAATTATAcgaaaatatgataaaaaaaatagagaACATATCTATGCTTATTAATTtaaa AGTGTTGGATTTATCgtttaacaaaataaaaatcattGAAAATTTAGAAACTCTAGTAAATTTGGAAGAGTTGTATTTATCTAGCAACAAAATATCAAAg ATTGAGAATTTACAGAATTGTAAAAAATTGCGACTTTTAGAATtaggatataataaaattcgAATGATTGAAAATATCGAGCATTTAACAAATTTAGAAGAATTGTGGTtaggtaaaaataaaatagaacaAATAAATTTACCTTATCTTcctaaattaaaaaaattgagTGTACAACATAACCGTTTAACAGATATATGTGAGAaatctataaaaaatatattatgtgttGAAGAGTTATATAttagttataataaaataaatcatataattgATACATTCAAAGatttaaaacatttaaaGGTTTTTGATTTGtcatataatgaaataaataatatttctatatgtTCTTATTTAAAATCTCTAGAAGAATTATggttaaataataataatatagacaATCTAGAAATGATCAAAAAATTATCCACAattgaaaatttaaaaacattatacctagaaaaaaataaaatacaagaTAACCTCaaagaaaattatagaaAAACTATCATACATATTTTGCCACAGCTAAAACAATTAGATGCATTACCTATTCCGTCTTCACCAACATtacaaaaatga
- a CDS encoding RNA polymerase II-associated protein 1, putative: MDDSLNKLQDKLRKERTNAQFILNKCNFNIIERYEDSSSEEENEFENNNSKGKSDLKNNDEENNSLYNQKKDNILNDNNNNENTVSKNQSSTNNQAYTTYNNYKYLNNNVSFPLALHRSILNLQKNNKNEKLQKVQICENKEVTINKNNNNNNYQKNRINYNNIINLKKNVKYNDNNSDEHIFMNAKKIYINEKYQDDAQSKYNLTFQLNKNEVAKLEWTNPVKDDEIRIIKNIQEIKLHEIRFDFQGKLRIQINEKLYNEKENKIIFNHFNGLYHHNEEPLNSGYTLPEILYLCQSSYNNQVCISLKILKHVFINMHMKLLYIYPAFQNIFNSNFMKNKYSYGFTYKRFINYINNDLKIFEKLLIIFNYYYNKNVEINCLHALASYLFPNNIFQINDNVLFNENMDTNNKQEKYNYIFFQDYQLFSYLNFFSDLAFFVDGYNIYFYSNKKYKIKNFKFSNVNNKNGFGHNILNKSGQKEDQNIEEDIPDDLEDQMGDIYFLDENNDIYETKINEVDKNDVLNGNNDISNGNNDISNGNNDISNGNNDISNGNNDISNGNNDISNGNNDISNGNNDISNDNNETVHNFSNFLKRYREKDSSMLLKEGENGINDLYINKIKRWNTKKKKQINDKNVDINASYINKNSPVDNDPIIHNDPTSKPNNKNLMSFFEYMDTINYDPLKIRNLNFEMIKYCYMNKYNYNKILNNINNILTNNFAILEIENSCVCFLIGLLIKKKQEINILKNSDLIKNIEKILESKMVGTDLYQERLNKQNNNKNNLLYSHEDIFINPIHINFIYNLITLIKYIIIYNYDKEILNKIDILPFLMFFRTLPFFINNKNKEKDINENINVSTHKNIKTNTHTNKYINTPSNEEAYFFISTEVIKIFRLLLYCNIYVESVDYFHDIINYVNNLVVYKKKKNEECHVYKMFLSQIYLYISLYNIMHADKELSGLLYQNKIMTTLKNYVNNNICSSPIFDDNIKSITKWDQYEKDIPQYEKHDRLNDLSKNGSTACYTFNILCDLELLHQCYTYIYSIFIVTKKMKDNKIDDIKKNNHLNNNIDNNMKDKEDRFINNELIKDILKSIKVVVIFIKNNLKHLLNFYIEKEEGNKTKNNIIKTIIKEIWEECPFPFNYVIYNKRETNLYLFFLVYIQILNVILNIYYILIHMEHINEEAIMLISIKSIFEDIEDEILIYFMMNVFKEENILQSHNIFLPLAYLFYNIYKIKCFYNTSNNNNNNNNDNIIKVEKRNMNFHLLLFYSLSYSSSLYLNFECLKEIFNNPFFICDNIKNDTPIKRITLDNVDNIEAQSCHKKEVIVNIKEDLINIENNKTQINIYKEDIAPTYCNLQKNKKEHIYILTFLKKYISSRNNKCFLFFQSKKNLILLFVINIFKACCKEANQIKKEEKLNIEKNLELLLNQYFIDFLSNHMDIDIFLKIFVSIFMVDNSKSIGDYVSEERNIYVLLERIAYIYIYKRISIASDTPQKNNIKCGKRDNTHNNNNNNNNNNNNDNNNNNNNGNNNYYYYNECDNMNGFTINLSPTLFLEKIKNIITTFTNNNNSDIRKDENVPYNMQHLNKFRNENRSITCYNNQKEILINQNILVIIYEQIIESYKRGCFFNPLFLSFLFFFSSSFFPNVCRELFFNDDDLIKMLVKNVFIHFYDNTHYIIFTTSTYYGQEQNNYLINITHLFPPLYSFIKNTTEEEINLNTNLESYFKSVKKENLYTSLLHFIFYMKQAFSQK, encoded by the coding sequence ATGGATGACTCTTTAAACAAGCTGCAAGATAAAttaagaaaagaaagaacCAATGCTCAGttcattttaaataaatgtaattttaatattattgaaCGATATGAAGATTCATCGagtgaagaagaaaatgaatttgaaaataataatagtaaaggAAAGAgcgatttaaaaaataatgatgaagaaaataatagcttatataatcaaaagaaggataatatattgaatgataacaacaataacGAAAATACTGTAAGTAAAAACCAAAGCTCTACAAATAATCAGGCATAtacaacatataataattataaatatttaaataataatgttagcTTCCCTTTAGCTTTACATAGaagtatattaaatttacaaaaaaataataaaaatgaaaaactaCAGAAAGTACAAATTTGTGAAAATAAAGAAGTCACcattaataagaataataataataataattaccaaaaaaatagaatcaattataacaatattattaatctTAAAAAGAACGTGAAATATAACGATAATAATTCTGATGAACACATTTTTATGaatgcaaaaaaaatatatataaatgaaaaatatcaaGATGATGCACAAAGCAAATACAACCTTACCTTTCAACTTAACAAAAATGAAGTAGCAAAACTCGAATGGACCAATCCAGTCAAAGATGATGAAATAAGAATCATAAAAAACATACAAGAAATTAAATTACATGAAATACGTTTTGATTTTCAAGGAAAACTAAGAAttcaaataaatgaaaaattatataatgaaaaagaaaataaaataatattcaatCATTTTAATGGattatatcatcataatgAAGAACCCTTAAATAGCGGATATACACTCcctgaaatattatatttgtgtcaaagttcttataataatcaagtttgtatttcattaaaaattttaaaacatgtttttataaatatgcacatgaaattattatatatatatcctgcatttcaaaatatttttaattccaattttatgaaaaataaatattcttatGGATTTACTTATAAAcgatttattaattatattaataatgatttaaaaatattcgaAAAAttacttattatttttaattattattataataaaaatgtagaaaTAAATTGTCTACATGCCTTAGCTAGCTATTTATTtccaaataatattttccaaataaatgataatgtactatttaatgaaaatatggacacaaataataaacaagaaaaatataattacatattcTTTCAAGATTAtcaattattttcttatctaaatttttttaGTGATCTCGCCTTTTTTGTCGATGGATATAATATCTATTTTTActcaaacaaaaaatataaaatcaaaaattttaaattctctaatgttaataataaaaatggttTTGGTCATAATATTCTGAACAAGTCAGGTCAAAAGGAGGATCAGAATATTGAAGAGGATATTCCTGATGATTTGGAAGATCAGATGggggatatatattttttggatgaaaataatgatatatatgaaacaaaaataaatgaagtcGATAAGAATGATGTATTGAAtggtaataatgatatatcgaatggtaataatgatatatcgaatggtaataatgatatatcgaatggtaataatgatatatcaaatggtaataatgatatatcgaatggtaataatgatatatcaaatggtaataatgatatatcaaatggtaataatgatatatcgaatgataataatgagacggttcataatttttcgaattttttaaaaagatataGAGAAAAGGATAGCTCGATGTTATTAAAAGAAGGAGAAAATGGTAttaatgatttatatattaataaaataaaaagatggaatacaaaaaaaaaaaaacaaattaatgataaaaatgtagaTATAAATGcaagttatataaataagaatagTCCTGTGGATAATGACCCCATTATACATAATGACCCTACTAGTAaaccaaataataaaaatttaatgtcattttttgaatatatggATACAATTAATTATGATCCTTTAAAAATTAGAAACCTCAATTttgaaatgataaaatattgttatatgaacaaatataattataataaaatattaaataatataaataatatattaacaaataatTTTGCTATTTTAGAAATAGAAAATAGTTGTGTATGCTTTTTAATTGGATTattaattaagaaaaaacaagaaataaatatattaaaaaatagtgatttaataaaaaatatagaaaaaatattagaatCCAAAATGGTTGGAACAGATTTATATCAAGAAAgattaaataaacaaaacaataataaaaataatttattatattcacatgaagacatatttataaatcctatacatataaattttatttataatttgattacattaataaaatatattattatatataattatgataaggaaatattaaataaaatagacATATTACCATTTCTGATGTTCTTCCGAACCCtaccattttttattaacaataaaaataaagagaaagatataaatgaaaatataaatgtaagcacacataaaaatattaaaacaaataCACACaccaataaatatataaacacgcCTTCTAATGAGGAGGcctattttttcatttcaacagaagttattaaaattttccgtcttttattatattgtaatatatatgttgaatCTGTAGATTATTTtcatgatataataaattatgtgAATAATTTGGttgtatacaaaaaaaaaaaaaatgaggaaTGTCATGTTTATAAAATGTTCTTATctcaaatttatttatatataagtttgtataatattatgcaTGCTGATAAAGAACTTTCCGGTCTTTTgtatcaaaataaaattatgacaactttaaaaaattatgtaaataataatatttgttctTCTCCAATttttgatgataatataaagtcTATTACTAAATGGGATCAATATGAAAAAGACATTCCACAATATGAAAAACATGATCGATTAAATGATCTATCGAAAAATGGTAGTACAGCATGTTacacttttaatatattatgtgacTTAGAATTATTACATCAGTGTTACacgtatatatattctatatttatagttaccaaaaaaatgaaagataACAAAatagatgatataaaaaaaaataatcatcttaataataatattgataataatatgaaggaTAAGGAAGAtagatttataaataatgagcTTATAAAGGATATTCTAAAAAGTATTAAAGTTGtggttatatttattaaaaataatttgaagCACTtacttaatttttatattgaaaaagaggaaggaaataaaacaaagaataatataataaaaacaataataaaagaaatatgggAAGAATGTCCTTTTCCATTTAATTAtgtgatatataataaaagagaaacaaatttatatcttttctttttagtATATATACAGATattaaatgttatattaaatatttattatattttaatacatatggaacatataaatgaagaagcGATTATGTTAATATCTATCAAAAGTATATTTGAGGATATAGAGgatgaaatattaatttattttatgatgaaTGTGTTTaaggaagaaaatatattacaatcacataatatttttttaccattagcatatttgttttataatatatataagataaaatgtttttataatacatcaaataataataataataataataatgataatattataaaggtagagaaaagaaatatgaatttccatttattattattttattctttatcatattcttcatccttatatttaaattttgaaTGCTTGAAggaaatttttaataatcccttttttatatgtgataatataaaaaatgacaCACCAATTAAAAGGATTACTCTCGATAATGTAGATAATATAGAAGCACAGAGCTGTCATAAGAAAGAGGttattgttaatataaaagaagatttaataaatatagaaaataataaaacacaaattaatatatataaagaagacATTGCTCCAACTTATTgtaatttacaaaaaaacaaaaaagaacatatatacatattaacctttttaaaaaaatatatatctagtcgtaataataaatgtttcttattttttcaaagtaaaaaaaatcttatcttattatttgttataaacatttttaagGCCTGTTGCAAAGAGGCTaatcaaattaaaaaagaagagaaattaaatatagaaaaaaatttagaaTTGTTATTAAATCAATATTTTATTGATTTTTTATCAAATCATATGGACATagacatatttttaaaaatatttgtgtCTATATTTATGGTAGATAATTCAAAATCTATTGGAGATTATGTAAGTgaagaaagaaatatatacgtGTTATTAGAAAGAatagcatatatatatatatataaaaggatAAGTATAGCTTCTGACACaccacaaaaaaataatataaaatgtggCAAAAGGGATAACAcacacaataataataataacaataataataataataataatgataataataataacaataataatggtaataataattattattattataatgaatgCGATAATATGAACGGTTTTACAATTAATTTGTCACCCACtttatttttagaaaaaattaaaaatataattacaaCTTTTactaataacaataattcaGATATAAGAAAAGATGAAAATGTTCCATATAATATGCAACACttaaataaatttagaaATGAAAATAGAAGTATTACttgttataataatcaaaaagaaatattaattaatcaaaatattcttgttattatttatgaacAAATTATAGAATCCTATAAAAGGGGTTGTTTTTTTaatcctttatttttatcctttttattttttttttcttctagtTTCTTTCCAAATGTATGTCgtgaattattttttaatgatgatgatttaataaaaatgttagttaaaaatgtttttatacatttttatgataatactcattatattatatttacaacTTCGACATATTATGGACaggaacaaaataattatctcATCAATATAACTCATTTGTTCCCACCactttattcatttataaaaaatacgaCTGAAGAGGAGATTAACTTAAATACAAATTTGGAATCGTATTTTAAAAGtgtgaaaaaagaaaatttatatacaagTTTGTTAcactttatattttatatgaagcAGGCCTTTTcacaaaaatga
- a CDS encoding heptatricopeptide repeat-containing protein HPR1, putative: MLKHVFFCYRWRAEYGWVKSRLNFLCGASCYSSNINMDKIIDENKYEYIKNLRSQELRILSENCCVKKVDDVIIWSEICRHSIEKYNSFKYFDALLLLSSFDKMNIVDKSLYKTFSDVFIKQISYLKPEHFILLINLYCRVNIFPRVLFTEIFHGIIKYCNKLYPDEYVNLLTCFANLKIANKDLIKTLCKSIIKNINLFDYIHLTNIVGALRSLEITDDIFYYVIDQKQLKELKFLTVQEIFDFIKKIKLLQYSWKLYEQDLMKEFLFKVYNFKNEKDVDQLDDPFVCLNFLVSKGLLQGNNNTNIKKKNNNKKNNNNKKNNNNKKNNNNNNDNNNDNNNNDNNNNNDNNNNNDNNNNNSSSDFIDDINCGGANFLVALSKWCANQVYHYPSRSTKRPTSYQLIKLYELMKEFNIHNSDFIEKAIYRFVITRGGLENNRDKMFKPTSYQKGRKYIFTKDPQIDHINYEKNKEHSYSHHYNLKDHTTDYEQQNMHYQTYDYNDEHNMNQQKTLSEKHKRIKLSMEKKTQNKKETHSNSRYCNFKLRQRPKRIKNSPAPIKV, from the coding sequence ATGCTTAAACATGTATTTTTTTGCTACCGCTGGAGAGCAGAATATGGATGGGTGAAAAGCagattaaattttttatgtgGTGCATCGTGTTATAGcagtaatataaatatggataAGATAATAGATGAAAACAAATAtgagtatataaaaaatttgagAAGTCAAGAGCTTCGAATATTATCAGAGAATTGTTGTGTAAAAAAGGTTGATGATGTAATAATATGGAGTGAGATATGTCGTCATTCTATAGAAAAGTATAAtagttttaaatattttgatgctttattattattatcatcatttgaCAAAATGAATATAGTGGATAAGAGTTTATATAAGACATTTTCGGATGTATTTATTAAACAGATATCTTATTTAAAACCTGAgcatttcattttattaataaatttatattgtagagtaaatatatttcctcGTGTATTATTTACAGAGATATTTCATGGtatcataaaatattgtaataaattatatccAGACGAATATGTAAATTTATTAACATGTTTTGCAAATCTGAAAATTGCAAATAaagatttaataaaaacattatgTAAGAGCATAATTAAAAAcattaatttatttgattatatacatttaacaAATATAGTCGGTGCATTAAGATCTTTAGAAATAACggatgatatattttattatgtaatagATCAAAAGcaattaaaagaattaaaattcTTAACCGTTCAGGAGATAtttgattttataaaaaaaataaaattattacaatatagttggaaattatatgaacaagATTTAATGAAAGAATTTTTATTCAAGgtgtataattttaaaaatgaaaaggatgTAGACCAGCTAGATGATCCTTTTGTTTGTTTAAATTTTTTGGTTTCCAAGGGATTGCTGCAAGGTAATAATAACacgaacataaaaaaaaaaaataataataaaaaaaataataataataaaaaaaataataataataaaaaaaataataataataataatgataataataatgataataataataatgataataataataataatgataataataataataatgataataataataataatagtagtagtgaTTTTATTGATGATATTAATTGTGGTGGTGCCAATTTCCTCGTGGCCTTAAGCAAGTGGTGTGCTAACCAGGTCTATCATTATCCTTCACGTTCAACAAAAAGACCAACAAGTTATCAACTCATAAAGTTATATGAATTAATGAAAGAATTCAATATACATAATTCAGATTTTATTGAAAAAGCAATATACAGATTTGTTATTACTAGAGGAGGCCTAGAAAACAACCGAGATAAAATGTTTAAACCTACTTCCTATCAGAAGGgcagaaaatatatattcaccaAAGATCCTCAAAttgatcatataaattatgaaaaaaataaagaacatTCCTATTCTCATCATTATAATCTTAAGGATCACACAACTGATTATGAACAACAAAATATGCATTATCAAacatatgattataatgatgaacATAACATGAACCAACAAAAAACTTTATCAGAAAaacataaaagaataaaattaagtatggaaaaaaaaacacagaataaaaaagaaacacaTTCAAATTCGAGATACTGCAATTTTAAATTACGACAAAGAccaaaaagaataaaaaatagtCCAGCACCAATAAaggtatga